Proteins from one Deinococcus fonticola genomic window:
- a CDS encoding YlxR family protein: protein MSEVCQKHVPERTCVACRKKRPQGEFLRFTKDTQGLWQMDSRRGKPARAGRGTYLCADNPACGQEKKLRRTFGAQAEKMALSVAAFHQLNQELESGTAPTGVTG from the coding sequence GTGAGTGAAGTTTGCCAGAAACACGTTCCGGAACGCACCTGCGTGGCCTGCCGCAAGAAGCGCCCACAAGGGGAATTCCTGCGTTTCACGAAGGACACCCAGGGCCTCTGGCAGATGGACTCGCGCAGGGGAAAACCGGCGCGGGCAGGACGGGGCACCTACCTGTGCGCGGACAATCCCGCCTGCGGGCAGGAAAAGAAACTCCGGCGCACCTTCGGCGCTCAGGCGGAAAAAATGGCCCTGTCGGTCGCGGCTTTTCATCAACTCAATCAGGAACTCGAATCAGGAACCGCCCCCACGGGCGTCACTGGATGA